Within Citrus sinensis cultivar Valencia sweet orange chromosome 1, DVS_A1.0, whole genome shotgun sequence, the genomic segment TTACATCCCCTTCCAGGTTTATTGATGGACCTGGACTTAAAGAAGGGAATAAGGAACCTGAACCGGCGTGGTGCTGATAAGTGAATACATTAGAACCATCAGCATGGTTGCTCGGGAGGCCACCACCATCTGATGCAGCACCAGTTGCTGATTTCAAAAGAGCAATCAATGTAGCAGAATCAAATAACTCATTCCCTTCACCGCTCATCTTCACATCCGGTTCATCATCTGATTCCGTCACAATCTCTCCATCAATTCTTTGTGAATGACCTTCAAAATCCTCTGACTCTGTTATAGAAGAGGAAGCTAATCTTTCCTCCAAGCCATGCGTGATCTGCCTGGTTGTTCTGGAGCTTCCAAAAATTAACTCTTCAATGTCTTCATTGGAAAGCAAACCTTTTTGTCTCTCCTCTGCTCTCTCTATAACATCATCAGTTTCCGTTTCTGATTTAAGGGATCTGGAAGCACTTGATTTTGCATCTTCTAATCCATCACCCTCAACAGTTCCAAGCAAATCACCATTTTGAAGCGATGAATTTGGTTCCAAAGAATGAGAATCCACAGCCTGAATTTTCTTCCCCTTCATAGTACCATCTGCAGACTCGGCTGAGATAAAAACCAACGGATCATATAAATGAACTCCCGAATCAATTTCTGGCTCAGTTTTACTCTCCAAGTTATCATTCCCACTGTCCTGATCAAGAGAAACACCCCCACTATCATCAAAACTGCTGCGTGGATTATTTTGACTATCAGATGGCACTTCTGCATTCACCCCTTCCACTTCAACCATCAATTCTTCAAAATGGCTCAGTTCTGCACTATGTTCCTGTGTTCTATCCTGATCTTCTGATTCAATCATTTCCGGCACAGAATTCCGGAGTTCTGGCCCTtgttcaatagaattctcaaCAAACTTGAATACATCTCCCTTCCTATCCACAAAAGACTCATTGTGAGACTCTGCTGTAACACCATCACCCTTATCTTCAACCAGTTCAGCTGACACTGAGTCCTCAGCAAAATCATTCACAGCAATTGACTCCGCTGAAGAACTAACACTCACATCCCCAACTCCAATAAATTTACTTGAAACTGAACTATCAACAAACTTCTCAGGAGACATTGACTCAGAAAATGGTTCATCTTCCTCTCCTTCACTTTCCATCACCTTAACTCTTAGCGCACTATCAACTCTCCCAATGTCAGGAACCTTAACTACAGGCGAAACACCACCACCATCTTCCCCTTCACTCACCAAACCCTCTTCAGCACCAGAGtattcatcaaattcaaaaccatCATCATCCATTGACAACTGCGCAATAGGTTTAACATTCTGATCAACAACAGGGCCGTCATATTCATCACTTCCTATGGACTTTTGAGAAAACTCCTCATCCGGGTCAGCCACAAATGGCCTAGCAACCCTATATTTATCAACAGCACCACTTCCTTCTACAATTTCCTCATCTGGGTCTGGCCTCTCAGAGGCAGTCTCAAACTCCTCACCACTAATACTACTTATGCTACTGTAACTACCATAGCCACTGTCACTAACAACTACTCTATGACCATTTGACTCCGAACtgttatcatcatcatcgtcatcatcaaTAGTAAGAGGAGCACGGATAAAGACAGCACCTGTAGATGAGTCCATGTAGTTGAGGTCTTGTGTTTTGTGTTTCCCAAAGACAGAATGCAGATACGAGATACCAAACCAAAAAGATGAAACGGTTGGGTTTTGGTGACGATAAGTTTTAGGgttttgtcattttgtattttatttttttgtcaatcCTTACGTTTTTAGGTTTTGCGGTTTAGACTTAAGAGCGGGGTTACAGGATATGTTGGTTGCAACAAAAGGTTGCTGTGGCAAGTGAGGGAGCCACGAAACACCAGGTACATACAAAAAGCCGGGAGATAAAGGGTGGGCTCTGAGACAAAAGCTATTGGTACTTGGTGTGTCTTGTGTTTGGCTTTTTTGGCTAGCATAGGACACGTGTATGCTTCTTAAGCCAttagaatataaatatttcCACAATGCCAAAAAGAGATTTTCCGAAggtctttattattttgttttcatctcAGCCCCATCTAACCAAGggaataattaaaatttgatctaGTTAATAGTAATCTTATGCTTTTTCAAATCAACAATTATTGTAATCCAAACAGTTGAGTCTCAAATATTATGTAGTATTGATCTAAgggcataaaatttaaaaataacctcaattaaaataatatttttttaaaattttttttacatccgttttaatttttttatctttattctAACGACGTCAATCTCTTAGTCTCTCCAAAACAGCTGAtatcttttctaaaattatacaaaattcaatttatatttaattaattgataagaattttttttaataataactattgctcatgatatttacaatcatataaGTACTGAGATTCGTTTACATCAATTCTGATATGACACCGCTCAGATTTTTAATcatctcaaatattcgagggacgtCAACTCCCATCTTGAAAGAAAGACTGTATTCACTCAAGCTCTGGGACTCcgagaaaagaaatttaaattaaaccccTGCAATGCGTCTGCGGAGGCTCGAACTACTTCCCTCACATTTGTGAGGGAGTGGCTCTAGCCACTTGGGCTAAGCCCAAGTGGTTGGATAAGAGATTAAAGCCTAAATAGGGGCCACCATCTTAAAACCAAGggcaaattgaattttttttttttcctctgtGGCCCTTGTGGTTTTGCTTCAcatataatacaaattttttttttttaacgaaagaattttaatataaaataacgtCTTCATAGTGTAGGTTAACATGAGATATACGATATCCAACCGATGtaattgtttgctttttttttttccttgattaTTGGAAAGTTTAtgtaaagaagaagagaagcaAAGACAGCAACATTAAGTTCTTTCTCCAGCAAAAACTGAAGAAAGAATTATAGGTTTTTATATTGGGAATTTGTTTGCAAATACTATTTGAcatgtttttcctttttatttttgaaacttttgtagcatttaaattttgatcaaaTGTTTAAATTGTAGGAACgtgaaaaataagagattaAGTAATGAATCTATGTGCAGGAGAGAGTGTAGATatgatttatcaaaaaatgtgtaattgaactatagtttttatttgtttaatttgattaaattatattgtcttatatgtaattttatttgtggataatttggtaattaaaaattctattaaatcatgggttgagtaaattaatggattcaaataatctcatcatttatttaatagaaataaactcCATAATTGATGCATCAGAATCTCATTCCTTAGATTGAATATTTTACCCCCAccgaattttaaaaatacccaaattatcctcaattcaaaaattttaaaatttaaaaattggcAATAAAAAACTCTAGTACCCTAATCAATCCACTACTAGTAGCAATCCATCTCATGCACCAACAATAAAAGGCTGTGGCTATTTTAGAATTGTTCTAAAAATAATCGTGAATCACAACCacacacaaattaataaataataaaaaatacattgataaataataacaaatacaTAATAACTTTGACGGGGATCccaatcaaaattatattccCGCCCAGCACCAGTCAACCGCCTAAATGATCAAAACTAACAGCAACAACAGTTGATCCGGTGACAAGCCGCtacagttaattattattgctgttataataaccaaaaatattttaataatttatcacaaGTCATTCAAATTCtagatttaaaaaagtaaattcatGATATTAGTCAAAATTCTGATTTGAATTCCTATCTTAAAAACATATTCAAGCACGCAAAATTTATACTAGGGTTGGTGGGGTGCGCCAGGCTCTTGCAGTAGTGCAACGCAAGAGCGACGCTCGAGGGCCCCGATAGCAAGCTACCGTTGCGGACTCTCCCcctacaaaaattaatttaatatcgTGTGGGCCGATGGCCCACATATCAGATATTAAACTGATAAGAACAGATACTACACTTGATCTTAGCCAAAAGGCCGAGAAAGGTATGCTTTGCTACTCGTCTCAGCTTCGCTTTTATTCTCTACTCGCCTGTTCTCCTTCTTTTATTTACCCGATGTGGGAGTCTGCAAACACGGGACTTCATTAGACTTTCGTAGAAGTAGAAAGCCAAATTTTGGCCTCTTGAACCACGCGTTTGTCAAAGTTCTgtgattgattttgatggtGCAACTTCAGCCGTGCGATCAAGGTTGAAGATAGTCCTTATTTTTGATGTAGAATAGCATTTTTCCCCCCTGAAACACAGTTTCTGTTTACGTGGGTGATCGAAAAAAATTGCACCATCAAAAAATTGGTGTTCAACTTCAGCCGAATTTTGTCGTCGGTTGACTAAAGGTTCGTGACTTCGTTCACGGTGATCATAAAATGTTCTTCAATGTTAAATCGAGGACATACACATGATGCATAatacattattaaatttatacattCATCCTTAATCTCACACAACCATCTGATGATGAAATTCACGACCAATCCTACATCAATTTTTTCTCAACCTTTATAGAGcattcttcttgttcttcatcattaAGGAAACTTCATAGCAATAGCATCCTCCTCTTCACttgaaatatttgttttaacttCATATTTGAGCTGGGATCAAGTGACTAACACATCatgttagttttatttttattttttttgaattccaCATCATGTTAGTTTAGTTTAACCGAGCACGAATCTGGACAaccttattgaatttaaatactaaaattcgcctatttgatattttcttttttcttagaaaaaaaatataaaaaccatCGTCGATCCATCATTTTCGTGGCATGTAGTGTGAAATTTTGGGAGGCCAACTGCCCAACTCTCAGTCCAAAATCCGGCCGGCCTTTGGGCTGCATACTGACCTCTGAGCCTAGCCTACTCATTTTCACTCGTGGCCCATGGATCCAGCCATCCTTCCCCAACAACTTTCAGCCGAGCATGAGTAAAATTCGCGACAACGTCGTGTAACATTTTCGCCGCCTCTTGTACACTGCAGTGCCAACTCCGATGGCTGGGGCCCACTTCGCCTCCGTGAACCTCCCAGCCTCCCTCACAAACGCCACCACCACGCCACTAGAATCACTAAAGTCACCCCATTCATCTTCAATTTTCACCGCACTCTCACCGAGGAGACTCACTAAGCGAAAAAACTACCTTCGCCCTAAAATCCTCAAAACCCCAACTAAACCGCGGCGAATAGAACCCGTAATCACCATAGCACCCCAACCTGAAAACGACGCCGGATATTCCGAGGAGCCTTCCGTTAATGAAATCGAGGAAATTGCCCCGCTAGTCGATGACGTAAAAGAAATTCAGGTTTTGGAAACCCAGGGTCTCGCTCGAGAAAACAGCGGcatttttggtaaattttcgGCAAAGTCCGTCTTACAATTTGGGTTGGGTTTTGTTGTGCTTTTTTTGTTACAAGCAATTTGTACTGTTTGGATTCTAGGAGAGGAAGATTCTGAGGAGGAGAGTAAGAATAAGAATGCGAATGGTTTTTCTAAGGGTGTTAGTGTTAATGGGGGAAGTAAAGGGAGTATTTCGatggaaaaaaatatgtcTTTTATGGATAAAACTgtagaagataaaataaacgaaATTAGGGCAATGGCGAGGGAAGCGCGAGAGATTGAAGAAAGGAGATTGACAAATGGTGATGAGGAGGGTGGTAGTGATGATGAAAGTGTGAGCTCTCAGGGTAGAATTGGTATTGAGAATGAGATTGGCGCTCGATTGGATCAGGTGGAGAAGAAGTATAATTCTAGAAATGGGAAGTCACCAGGGTTGTCTATAGATGTTTTGGATGAGTTTGAGGATGATGAGGAGGAGGAAAAAGATTCAAATAAGACCTTAATGTTTAAGAAGAAGCTTAGGTTTCGAGGCCCTTCGATGAGTTTGACAAGTGATGCTAAGGGGTTCTCTAGTTTGGGCAGCCGTGAGGCAAATGTGAATAGGAAGAATGATAGAGCAGGCTCAAATAGTGATTTGTGGGCAAGCAGTTCTGgtgaaaattcaaatttcttgcaaAATGATGGGAAAAGCTTGGAGAAAATGCCAAAGAAGATGGGAGTTGGAGACAATAGTGACACGAGGTTTGGTAATGGTTCTAAGAGTCTTATCCATGCAAGATTCATAAATTGTTATTGAtagttttgttattttacttCATCATCTTAATtacattgttttgttttgtgaaatGTTTGTAAGTATGCTACAATATCTGGATTCTTGATCTATCAGTTGTTAATGGACTGaatattgaaatttgttttatttggaCTTTTGATGGGAACAATTATGatgaaaacataaataggggaagatgaattacatgatgataatttgaaaattgttatgcaaatgttttaatgTGTTTTTTCTAACATCAGTTGATTCTGAATATTCTTTTGCTGATATCATGTACTTGCCTGGttcattatcaaatttttaggCACTGTTCAGGAGACTAGTCAAGGGTCAGTTCAAGGTGTGAGAcctagaaaatcaaaattgaagatGCAAAATTCACAGAACTTCACGAAAGAAAGCCAGGAATCTACCGCAGAATCCAAAAAAGATGGCATGTTGGAAAGAAATGGTGGTTTACAACAAGGAGCATTGCAGGACAAGCCAACAGCCGACATAACAAGAGATAATAAATCAGCTGCCAAGTCTGATTTCTGGTGGTCAAATCTTCCTTATGTTCTTGTAGGTTATCGAaacttttaaactttttaaattgttggagaattaaaaagtatatttatataatcaaGCCTTGGCTTTAGATGCATCTTTCTCTAATTGTGTGAATAATTAGGTACTCGTATTAGGTACTTATTGATAGCGTTACAGTTGAGGAGTAGTTTTTATTGTCTCCTTCATTATTATCTTACTTATGGTGATTTTAATGTCAAACTTAAGGGCATCTTTTTGCCATTGATATAACATCCTCGTTTTCCTTTCTAAATCCAAAATGGTTTTCATATATATCATCTCATCTTGCTCTCTATAAAGCCAGTTGAAAGCATTGACTTAGTATTGGCTTTCAACTGGCTGATTCTGTTTTGCATGTCCTTTGTAAAATCTATGCACCTCTGAGCACTGGGCTGATATTTATTCAATTCCAGGCTATTGTTATGCGAAGAGGTTTTGAACAAGAAGGAGCAGAGGGTCTTTTTGCATTAAGAACTGCTTCAGAGGTGCAGGACCGAGATAATGCTTCCTATACTGTTGTTTTTGAGAACCATGTTGATGCCAATCACTTCTGTCACCTACTTGAATCATTTTTTGAAGATCTAGGGGATTTTAGTACTGACATCATTCCTCTGCCGGTAAAAGTAAGCATTCTAACTTTATTTCTGAATAGATCAAAGTTATCTGATCACTTTAATGAACCTTGGAAGTACTTGTTTGGTGAGGAGAGAGATCAGGTGTGAAATCAAACACTCAGTGCatggaaataatttaaattttttgtaggAACTTCTTGCAGCTGTGAAATCAAATACTAAGAAGGTGATTGTTCTGAAGAAGGGCCAGCTTAAGCTTTATGCTGGGCAGCCATTTGCGGATGTTGAGAAGGCTTTGCTCTCTTTAGTTGAACATAATTATGGTGCCTCCACaagaaatttaacataattcaTTTGCTAATTTTTATGAACCTGTTTGTTCTTCTAGAGTGCGCAAAGTTAAACTTCAGATATGGACACATGACCTTACAGATAGATCCCGGGGCTCttcaaaacattttttatGCAAGAAGCACCTGCAATGAGGCTGTGGAGCAATTTTGCAGTATTGTTGACCAATTTTGCTTTacatatttgaattttatagtTGGTTTTTCTATAACATCCGTCATTGTTCAGATCACTAATTATTAGGGGTATTTGTTCATGTGCGAGGTTTGTTCTGTGAAGtttcccaaaaaaatttcttactgCAGAAATAGAAAAGAACTGATCATTTAGATATGCATCCGTTATATTTCGCCATTTTCTCAACAaggaggaagaaaaaaaatactagaaAATTGACCACATTATTTCAACATCGTCGTCTCAAATATAACCATAGAAAAGACAGATTCATTCACATCATTAATGAAATAGAAAACTTTTCTTCACAAGACTAGAAGAACTTGGAACTCCTCCTGCTAGACAGCAACATCCTCCACTCTACTGTGAAGTGATAATTTTGACCATGGACTGAGCATCAATGGGTTGTAAATTTGATTGGCAGAAGCTCTGCCATGCCTCTTGCTTATGTTCTTCATTTTCCGTAAATGCATTGTACATTGAATTCACCATACTTCTTGCCGCTTCTCTAGCCTCAGGCAGTCTATCATTTAACAATCCTGCAGCTACTTGAACCAACGAAACCAACCCTAGCTCTTTCATTCCTTCAAGGCCCTGAAAGTTATTGATATCATTTTGTTAGACACTAAAACGGGAAAGTATTAGCAACACAATAAAATAAGAGATACAGGCTGCATGTATTGACTAATGTTACCATCTTGGTGACACATATGGATATGGAAATGGCAGCTTTGGCCCTGATTCTAGGGTTGGTGTGTTTAACATATGTCTTAAGCTTTTGGAGCAGAGGCAGAGGAGTAATGGACTCCACCATTGTGTTGAGTGCCCTATCTGCTTCTTCACACACAAATTTCTTGTCTTGAGAAGCTTTCATCAGTAGCTGGAGTACCAAGTTATCGAGTGCATCAGAAGTGGAGTCAAGCAATTTGTCACCAAAAGCACTGAAAATATCAGATGCCGCCATAATAGAGGTTTTGCACAAAGCACTTCTTGGGTTCTTCATAGCCTTCACCACCACCGCCATCACCTTTTCCCTAAATTACACAATCACTCATGGATGTTACTCCACAACATAACAAACagaaacacacacacacgcacacacatatAGAATGACACAAAGTTGATGCATTTACAAGTTAGGTTCCAAGAGAGAGGAGTGGTGCAGTGCAAATCGCCTGGCATTGTTAAGTGATTCACAAACCTTCGTCCAATCCTTTGAATCTAGCCCTTCAATTAAGCACTAAAAATCCACCAGGCACCCAAATCAAAAACATTAATCGAAACTGCTACTGGGTTTGTTCTTAAAACGTTAGAAAAGATAGAACACACAAACCTATTTgatatatatagaaataaaaCTTACTGGGATCATGGACTCAGGGTCAGGAATGGCTTTGAGGTTCTCAGAGGGGATATAATCAATGGAGGCATCTGCAGATGGCGGAAATGAAGCCTTGTTTTCATCATTAACACTGAGATCAGGCTGTTTTTGGACTTGAGCTGCAAATTTTACTTGCTTTTTGGGCCTCTCCGGTGTGGTTATGGGGAGAGCATTATCAATGGGTCTCAATGCCATAGTTACTCCTGAGTGAGgaagatgaatttttttaatttttttccaagaGATATTGGAATTTTGAAGAGATTGATTTAAACTTGAAAGAACTTTTGATGCAAATACAGAAAGTAGTAGAGTTCCCTATTTGTTAgctctttcaaattttaaagtt encodes:
- the LOC102617239 gene encoding uncharacterized protein LOC102617239 codes for the protein MAGAHFASVNLPASLTNATTTPLESLKSPHSSSIFTALSPRRLTKRKNYLRPKILKTPTKPRRIEPVITIAPQPENDAGYSEEPSVNEIEEIAPLVDDVKEIQVLETQGLARENSGIFGKFSAKSVLQFGLGFVVLFLLQAICTVWILGEEDSEEESKNKNANGFSKGVSVNGGSKGSISMEKNMSFMDKTVEDKINEIRAMAREAREIEERRLTNGDEEGGSDDESVSSQGRIGIENEIGARLDQVEKKYNSRNGKSPGLSIDVLDEFEDDEEEEKDSNKTLMFKKKLRFRGPSMSLTSDAKGFSSLGSREANVNRKNDRAGSNSDLWASSSGENSNFLQNDGKSLEKMPKKMGVGDNSDTRFGTVQETSQGSVQGVRPRKSKLKMQNSQNFTKESQESTAESKKDGMLERNGGLQQGALQDKPTADITRDNKSAAKSDFWWSNLPYVLAIVMRRGFEQEGAEGLFALRTASEVQDRDNASYTVVFENHVDANHFCHLLESFFEDLGDFSTDIIPLPVKELLAAVKSNTKKVIVLKKGQLKLYAGQPFADVEKALLSLVEHNYGASTRNLT
- the LOC102617528 gene encoding uncharacterized protein LOC102617528, with the translated sequence MALRPIDNALPITTPERPKKQVKFAAQVQKQPDLSVNDENKASFPPSADASIDYIPSENLKAIPDPESMIPCLIEGLDSKDWTKVCESLNNARRFALHHSSLLEPNLEKVMAVVVKAMKNPRSALCKTSIMAASDIFSAFGDKLLDSTSDALDNLVLQLLMKASQDKKFVCEEADRALNTMVESITPLPLLQKLKTYVKHTNPRIRAKAAISISICVTKMGLEGMKELGLVSLVQVAAGLLNDRLPEAREAARSMVNSMYNAFTENEEHKQEAWQSFCQSNLQPIDAQSMVKIITSQ